A stretch of DNA from Cryptomeria japonica chromosome 4, Sugi_1.0, whole genome shotgun sequence:
CAGGGGAGAAAACACGGAGGAAGCATATGTTTGCTTTCCAACCCCAAATCACAGGGATACTCTATTGGAATCCCAAGCGCCTGCAACAATCAGCTTCTCACTCTCACGGTCATTGTCCAGTGCTCCCTACTGCTTCATGGAAAAAGAAATGCTCACCCCTCATTCACCTCTTGCTCTGCCGCCACTTTATAGCACATGAAGTTCACAATACAACACTGCTGATGGGCAAAGGCAAGTGTGGTAGAGAATGGGAGAAACAACCTTAACCCCAGGGCTTAAATTTGAGGGTTAAGCAAATTTTTTGTGACAGTTAACCATTAAAAGTTTCCCTTGACATAGTCTTCCTAAATTTTATTGTAATTTATGACAAAAATGTTGAAGTACAGCAATACAGCCATTAAATTTAGGCCTTCCTGGTACAACACACCTTGTAAGTACATGAATGTGAGTGGTTCCCTTAAGCTTGTGTGAACATGAATCCCAGACATAACAAAccaaaatccaacaaaaaaaaatGTCCCTTCGGATAAGAATTATAAGCCATAATATTCAGTTAAAAAAAGTTGCAGTATGCAGGTCACCATGACCACAAATCTTAAGTTTCAGGCACCACCTGTTCCTCTCGAAACATACCAAATTGGAGGTACTGGATGAGAAAACAGTGTAATAATGTGAGGCAGTAGGACTCATCCCTGCTCAGAATATGAGAATTTGGGAGGTTTGGGCGAGAGTTGTCATTGGATATCACAGATAAATCTAAAAGTATCATAAAAATTATTGAGTCAATTCCTCTTGGGGTAGAGACACATTTGTTATCTGTGTTCATTTTTTTAGAAAGAGACCTCCTGTGTACACTGTAACATTCATTTAACTTATTTATCCTTCTACTGACATGATATGAAAAGACAGGTCTAATATTAGAACCTTCTGCAAAAATCCTAAATAATACGAAGCACTGGAGCAAAGCGGAGCTTAAAACCTATTAAAAAAATTGGCACATCAAATTATAAAAAATTTATTAACGCtaaaggagggtttttgagaagggCCAACCCCTTTTACAAAGATGAATAGAGATACAGTGATGAAGGCCCACTATGAAAAGACAGGTCTAATATTAGAACCTTCTGCAAAAATCCTAAATAATACGAAGCACTGAAGAGCAAAGCGGAGCTTAAAACCTATTAAAAAAATTGGCACATCAaattataaaaaatttatttaCGCTGAAGGAGGGTTCTTGAGAAGGGCCAACCCCTTTTACAAAGATGAATAGAGATACAGTGATGAAGGCCTACAAACAGCAATGAAACAACCACATGGACCAACAGCACTAAGGCGGTAAACCAACAGCTATGATTCCAAAACTAACAGTTTAAAGTCAACCAAAGACACCAGCAAACACCGAGCTAGTTGGACAGCATGAAGCCATGGTGCTCCAAAGAACTCTTAACACAAACAGCTGCCCTGCTCACTGAACCATTGAAGCAGGATTCATTCCTAATCATTCTTCCTTTTTTTATTTCCGATCCTATATCAGAAGATAACTGAGTGTGTCTTGTAGACTTCATGCCAGAGTAATCTCTTGAGCTTGAATTCATTGAAAACTGTATATTGTTGTTAGATATAGTTCTTTATCATTTAATATTGCACTACCCATGCCAGTGATAAAAATTGTAACCTTCATGTATTTCATATAGGTTGTGCATTTCCATACAAATTACATCCAGCAGTTCTCTGTTATTTGATATTCTTATCTCTGCTTCATGAGACGCCTTATCTAAACAAAGCACTTGATCTATGAACATCTGGTTGTGAATATTTTTGGGGCAGTGAGGTAGAAtgacactcataactttcaaagaTGGAGTATATGAGAGAAGGAAAGCCAGGAAAGCTATTTCATTTTGACTCATCTCTGACGATATTTCTATATATACCTTCTTCAGATTTGGAAACTTTGTGTGGGCTAACAACTTCTGCGCTGCCACATCTTGCCTCGGTACAACCATCTTCCCAACTGTCATGTCCTGAGGTTTTAAAAAAGTGCGGGTTATTTATACTAAATCAAAATGTCCATaactaaaaaaaaagaaattactaACCTCGAAGAAGATGGCTGTTAATTTCAGTTCCTCAAGATCAGGAAAACTGCCAACTAGGGTAAGAAAAGGGGGATGTGAAATCTCTGGGTATGCCATAAAGGATAATGTTTTTAAAAACTTCACAGTACAAACTCCTCCAAATGACCCAAAACCTGAAGCAGTTACATTTTGTAGAAACACACAAAAATTTAGCTGCATTTTAAATAGACTGTCACAATCCTCAACTTCGAGTTTGACCAGTCGAGGACAGTCTGCTGTCAATGATTCTATGGAATAGCAACCTCTCAATTTCAAGCTATCAAGATCTGGAGCCCTAATTCTTAAATTTTCTAACTGAAAACAGGCTTCCAGCACCAATTTCTGAAGATTCGGGCATAATGctatgagctgttgaagcttgtcATCAGTCAAAttataaatattagaaaaagaGCATGTTTTAAGGGACAAGAAACCCCCAAAGTCAGTGGGTATTTCTGAAAACGTAAAACCTCCAAGCTCCAAATCCGCGAGGGAGTGACAATCAAAAAGAGAAGGTGGTATATGGATCTCCATTGTGGTAAAGTCGATAATAAGCCCCAAATGTTTAACTCCTTTAACAGCTGCACAGTCAATCCATTCTGCAATATTCTCAAGATTAACTCTGCTCAATGGATGCCCAAAATAAATCCTAAAACTTTCGAGCTCGGCAGAATGGCGGAGAAGAATATCATCAACTGTATGTTTTAGGTATCCTAAGCATTCACTTCGCACTCTGTCTGGATGATTCGCTGATTCAAAAAAGTCACGAGAGAAATGGAGACAGGGAATATGCTTCCAGAGGTGTCGCCATCTAGTGGAGAGGACGGAGGAGCGAATGGCGTCTTttaaaggaaggagagagagaatgttgcagcACAACAAATTGTCAGGTAAGTCGCTTAACCTATCAATTGGCATCCCCATTGCATCTGATTCAACTTAATTCAAAAGCCTTCTTACCTCTAATGTTATAGAGCAGCGTAGATTGCAGATGTTCTTGCCACGGCCCTCATTGATGAAATTGCTAAAGGATTAGAAATCGCCCAATGATGGAAAAAGGCCAAGAACAGTCCGAAAACAAAACTCTTCCCAGAAACTCGATTGCAAACTCTTTACACTCTTGGCGATATAGGGGAAAGAACGGAGGTACCTGAGATAGCTGACCTATCTCAGTTGTTGATTTAATATTTACATTTTTGTTAATTTAATGTCTaattttttgataatattataGTGTGATTTTGAAGTTGTTATTGTTAAAGGAATCAATTATGTGATTCCACATTAGTTCTACAAATATGGGTCTTTCTTTTGTACAACTATTGATCTCACATTTTTCTTGGGCACTCGCTATTCTCCACATAAAATGGCATGGCCATGGCATGTGGGAGATTACATGACGTGATATGGTAGGCCCACGGAGAAGAGGCACGGGGTGCCGACAGCAAGAAAACGGCGAACACAGCAATGACCATCGGTATGCGAGTTTCTGGCAAGGTCAATGAACGGCGACGtaaaacaattttgattttttttttaaaatagcaaaaaaaaaattggaattcgTGAATGGGCTAACGAAAAGCCACGATCAAAAGAGTCGGTTTGCATGTATTCCAGCTGGTTAGGGATTACTTGCAGAATGAAGCTTTTAGCTCGGAGTTGTTGGTGGTCGGAGACTCTTTAGACAGTCGGAGTTGGCAAATTTCTTTCCACGCAATTACAGattctttttgaatttttgcaaTCTTTAGACATGTGAGaatttcataattttattttttgtaaatgTGTTGGCTTGGCTAGCTTTATGGAATTAAGCAATTGTTTTGTGTCGTTCACGGTGCAGGGAAGCAAAGGTGGCCACGAGGTTTTGGAGGCGTCGTCGTCGAGGTTTTGAAGCAAGCTCAAGCTCATTCAAGGTATgtatattttccaatatttgttgccATTTTGTCATGCTGGTAGGAACTGTGGAAGAGGATTGTTTGTCGACGCATTTTAAGCAAACCCTAGGGTcgtaataaattattatatatgaACTAGGGTTTGGCCATTATGTGTCTCTGTTTTACGTGCATTTGCACCACCCGTTGGGATTGTGAATGCTAAAGAATATGAAAAAAATTTCAGTGTGTAGTATTCAGTGTGGGTTGTTAAAAATCATGAGGGTTTTTgtaatgtttgaaattgtttacaGGGATCATGACGCTTTCTGTAATATTTGGAATTGTTTGTAGCGATTGTAATAAATTTCCCGTCGGACTAGGGTTTGTTCATTTTGTATATCTTTTTTGCGTGGATTTGGACTACCCGTCAGGACAAGGTATGCTAAAGTAGACGAAAACTTTTTTCAGAGTGTAGTATTCGGTGTGGTTTGTAAAAAAACATGAGGGTTTTTGTAATGTTTCGAATTATTTGTAGTGATCATAATAAATTGGGGGAGTGGACTAGAGTAGACTGTAAAAAAATTGGAAATTTCAAATTCTGCCTAGTTTGTATGTCTGATTTGTGTATATACATTTCTAGATCACCTGTTGGGACTAGGAATGTTAAAAACATGGAATGATACATAATATAAattcaaaatacaataaataaaactaCGATTTTCAGCACACAATTGGGAATGATAAAAAACGTGGAACGCTTGCATAGTGTAGTATCCGATGTGCTGGGAAACACATGATGGTCTTGTACATATTCGGACTGGCTTGGTATGAATCACGAGTGTTTTGCACACATGTGGTTTGGTCATGTGAAAAACATAGTGGATTTTAATTGTTTATCTCGACAGAAGAGCATTGTGGATAACACGAATGATTTTCACAGTAGTAGCATTTTCCCCGTGAATGGGCTAACGAAAAGCCATGACCAAAAGAGTCGGTTTGCATGTATTCTAGCTGGTTAGGGATTACTTGCAGAATGAAGCTTTTAGCTCAAAGTTGTTGGTGGTCGGAAACTCTTTAGACAGTCGAAGCTGGCAAATTTCTCTCCATGCAATTACAGATTCTTTTGGAATTTTTGCAGTCTTTAGGCATATGTGAGAATTTTGTAATCTTTCCCTAAGTCTGCAGAGAATTTCagaattttatttttcataaatgtgTTGGCTTGGCTAGCTTTATGATTTTCATAGTGTTAAATTATTGTTGTTTTTAAATACACCTGGTTGCCACATCAATTTTAGATAGAAGTATCTTAAAAATTTGCATCTATAACTAAAGCTGGAAAATAAATATGTTAGGTTTTTTACTCACTGTCTTTACCAGAAGAAATCTTTGCTATCTACCCTGCAATCCAACATTCCTGTTGCACGCGTTCAGAAAAAAACCCTTTCTTTGCCACTTCCTTGAACTTCCAACACACAAAAGCCTCTACGTTTTTGCTCGAAATTAGATATGCATATTTTGTTGTTAACATAAACCGCTTTCACAAACTTTTGTAAAGTCTACTATCAGATGTGAAATAGGTGTCTTTTTTGAATATTCCTGGTTGCCACAACAATCTTAGAAGTATTTCAAATTTATCTAATGATGCAATGTATTTCATTAACTGTGTATATGTCGATAAGTCTTGCAGATGTCATTTGTCAACAACTATATCTTGCTCGTCTTCAACCAACGATTGTTGACAATCCATATTTCTGTGTAAAGTTTCTAAATCATACCAAACTCTACTAATTGTTATATCTCTGTAACTTCTttcttgacattttttttttttttttgttttaagaacCATTTCACCATTTAATTTCAAGTGCTTTTTCGAAAGTGTTTGTGAAAAATGCCtatttcttattttgttgttacgaCTTCTCCAAACCCTATTTTTTTCCCTAAATGGCACCAGCCAACGTTGAAATCTACAGTGTATTCTACATGCCACTGCTGTTCCATTGCACTACTCTAATATTATCACTGTATGTgggaaaatgtggtgatcaaaacATCAAGTTTGAGATCAAAagacctacataccaatgagactcttgagtGCAAATATGAACTAATTTAAACTAGTCTAACTTCCCAAGGTGTGTCCCATTGTtgtctatctcataggatccctaaatccaatgttttgctctcaaattattgagcaaatgacttaggaatgacaac
This window harbors:
- the LOC131069756 gene encoding F-box/FBD/LRR-repeat protein At1g13570 isoform X1 — translated: MGMPIDRLSDLPDNLLCCNILSLLPLKDAIRSSVLSTRWRHLWKHIPCLHFSRDFFESANHPDRVRSECLGYLKHTVDDILLRHSAELESFRIYFGHPLSRVNLENIAEWIDCAAVKGVKHLGLIIDFTTMEIHIPPSLFDCHSLADLELGGFTFSEIPTDFGGFLSLKTCSFSNIYNLTDDKLQQLIALCPNLQKLVLEACFQLENLRIRAPDLDSLKLRGCYSIESLTADCPRLVKLEVEDCDSLFKMQLNFCVFLQNVTASGFGSFGGVCTVKFLKTLSFMAYPEISHPPFLTLVGSFPDLEELKLTAIFFEDMTVGKMVVPRQDVAAQKLLAHTKFPNLKKVYIEISSEMSQNEIAFLAFLLSYTPSLKVMSVILPHCPKNIHNQMFIDQVLCLDKASHEAEIRISNNRELLDVICMEMHNLYEIHEGYNFYHWHG
- the LOC131069756 gene encoding F-box/LRR-repeat protein At3g26922 isoform X3 produces the protein MGMPIDRLSDLPDNLLCCNILSLLPLKDAIRSSVLSTRWRHLWKHIPCLHFSRDFFESANHPDRVRSECLGYLKHTVDDILLRHSAELESFRIYFGHPLSRVNLENIAEWIDCAAVKGVKHLGLIIDFTTMEIHIPPSLFDCHSLADLELGGFTFSEIPTDFGGFLSLKTCSFSNIYNLTDDKLQQLIALCPNLQKLVLEACFQLENLRIRAPDLDSLKLRGCYSIESLTADCPRLVKLEVEDCDSLFKMQLNFCVFLQNVTASGFGSFGGVCTVKFLKTLSFMAYPEISHPPFLTLVGSFPDLEELKLTAIFFEDMTVGKMVVPRQDVAAQKLLAHTKFPNLKKTVGDGRIR
- the LOC131069756 gene encoding F-box/LRR-repeat protein At3g26922 isoform X2, translated to MGMPIDRLSDLPDNLLCCNILSLLPLKDAIRSSVLSTRWRHLWKHIPCLHFSRDFFESANHPDRVRSECLGYLKHTVDDILLRHSAELESFRIYFGHPLSRVNLENIAEWIDCAAVKGVKHLGLIIDFTTMEIHIPPSLFDCHSLADLELGGFTFSEIPTDFGGFLSLKTCSFSNIYNLTDDKLQQLIALCPNLQKLVLEACFQLENLRIRAPDLDSLKLRGCYSIESLTADCPRLVKLEVEDCDSLFKMQLNFCVFLQNVTASGFGSFGGVCTVKFLKTLSFMAYPEISHPPFLTLVGSFPDLEELKLTAIFFEDMTVGKMVVPRQDVAAQKLLAHTKFPNLKKWETGGYVSGKSPLYGDVSNQVSGVGYASESPVQVPRGWVRVPMQP